Proteins encoded within one genomic window of Brassica rapa cultivar Chiifu-401-42 chromosome A09, CAAS_Brap_v3.01, whole genome shotgun sequence:
- the LOC103841993 gene encoding uncharacterized protein LOC103841993 isoform X1 — protein MGENGSSAPNGLFPNGLLPGKAASVTRPLDAERWAKAEDRTAKLIACIQPNPPSEDRRNAVARYVRRLIMECFPLQVEIFTFGSVPLKTYLPDGDIDLTAFSTNQSLKDSWANLVRDMLEKEERNENAEFRVKEVQYIQAEVKLIKCLVENIVVDISFNQIGGLCTLCFLEEADLFINQNHLFKRSIILIKAWCYYESRILGAHHGLISTYALETLVLYIFHVFDNSFSGPLEVLYRFLEFFSKFDWQNFCISLWGPVPVSSLPDVTAEPPRKDVGELRKSEAFLKEFSRAYAVNPVAQETQGHPFVAKHFNVIDPLRENNNLGRSVSKGNFFRIRSAFTLGAKKLARLLECPKENLIHEVNQFFMNTWERHGSGRRPDAPGNDLWLSRLGDPEPCLQADNVSNSSSSYRDQNSAPRNVPSRQNNGGTEVISKATYHAQKNSGNSYQLTQEVRSNQNASNGKLQQTVKPEIMVNNFHGRHLFARTRSSPELTETYGEALLPSRRSRAPEAGKRQTNSTRVDSIREKGLESESLSSSIRNEADSSSVRHTPSPRSPDSTVDMSSAVNSYCDDLGSVSVNEGFSAAGEYGMQQEEQDLVNSMAYVAGQGFNGHFPFPFNFSTGPHLPFPVTPAILASMGYGHRNVPGIIPSNLPFMETPWSANMQFPQNFVSPPFPHYFPSGSHPMSEKLSKAGNEEMGSPEVNVEESDHDHWYEQERGTPSFRLENGMHQANDKHHSSSAEHSFVPSSRKIRSTRGDDLENSHSPVRGSQIQNEERNAGSRSVSCASSVRSRTSSESSWDGSTTKGSKPARDKRNRKAVSGAASALYGKGKSVPGHSVQVEGDNREWIPVSSKEITERDLGPCPTVASFQLQRNHVHGHELAKTSGSESTVSLAPFILGHGMQRKEAYGSGYTFVPTGPPVPFFAMLPMHNYQAGGNATSDTLASHLSVDEVVENHDPCKSFDSFRGLDLSEINVSSHSTGVGSYVEPREHKNDILNGDIMSHWQSLQYGRSCQSFQHPPVLYPPSVLVPPAYLQGRLPWDGPGRSLAYTNAVNQLMMTYGPRLVPVAPVSTRPPNIYPRYANETPRYRSGTGTYFPNPISPREQRPASGMRRGNYGHDRNDHHSDREGNWNAGTKARGSGRSSHNNRNQVDNKPRQDRSDRQWGSSYRHESSSYSSHHSQNGTIRSNNSQDAPGNVVYSVYRLPPSMTQNSVTSPEGQHNPPSAMMFYPYDHNSVDEAPHLNGGNHSAGGGGGFEDQPRYRGSHMSSPDDPSSPRFPRGK, from the exons ATGGGTGAGAATGGATCATCGGCGCCGAATGGCTTGTTTCCGAACGGGCTATTGCCGGGGAAGGCTGCGTCTGTGACACGTCCCCTCGATGCGGAGAGATGGGCCAAGGCCGAGGATAGAACCGCTAAGCTCATTGCTTGTATCCAGCCCAATCCTCCTTCAGAAGATCGACGAAACGCGGTTGCTAGATACGTGCGGAGGCTTATCATGGAGTGCTTCCCTCTTCAGGTTGAG ATCTTTACTTTTGGATCGGTGCCACTGAAGACTTATCTGCCGGATGGAGATATTGATTTGACTGCCTTCAGCACTAACCAAAGCCTGAAGGACTCCTGGGCTAATTTGGTTCGTGATATGCTTGAGAAGGAAGAGAGGAATGAGAATGCTGAGTTCCGTGTTAAAGAAGTCCAGTATATTCAGGCTGAA GTAAAGTTGATTAAGTGTCTGGTGGAGAACATTGTTGTGGATATTTCTTTCAATCAGATTGGAGGTTTGTGTACACTATGCTTCCTTGAGGAG GCTGATCTCTTTATAAACCAGAACCATTTGTTCAAGCGTAGTATCATATTGATCAAAGCCTGGTGTTATTACGAGAGCCGTATATTGGGGGCTCACCATGGGCTTATTTCAACATATGCCCTCGAAACCTTGGTTCTTTACATCTTTCACGTTTTCGACAACTCGTTTTCTGGACCCCTCGAG GTTCTCTATCGTTTTCTTGAGTTCTTTAGTAAGTTCGACTGGCAGAATTTTTGTATTAGCCTCTGGGGTCCTGTTCCAGTTAGTTCACTACCAGATGTAACAG CGGAGCCTCCTCGAAAAGATGTTGGAGAGTTACGAAAGAGCGAAGCGTTTCTGAAAGAGTTTAGTAGAGCTTATGCAGTTAACCCTGTTGCTCAAGAGACACAGGGGCATCCTTTTGTTGCCAAACACTTCAATGTTATAGACCCTTTGCGTGAGAACAACAACCTTGGACGCAGTGTCAGTAAAG GTAACTTCTTTAGGATACGAAGTGCATTTACTCTTGGTGCCAAGAAGTTGGCTAGGTTACTTGAATGCCCTAAGGAGAATTTGATCCATGAGGTTAACCAATTTTTTATGAATACATGGGAAAGACATGGCAGTGGTCGTCGTCCTGATGCTCCTGGAAATGATCTATGGTTATCAAGACTGGGAGATCCTGAGCCTTGTCTTCAAGCTGACAATGTTAGTAATTCTTCAAGCAGCTACAGAGACCAAAATTCCGCCCCTCGCAATGTACCCTCTCGACAGAACAACGGTGGAACTGAAGTTATATCTAAAGCAACATATCATGCCCAAAAAAACAGTGGCAACTCTTACCAACTTACTCAGGAAGTTCGTTCTAATCAAAATGCTTCAAATGGTAAACTTCAGCAAACTGTTAAGCCAGAAATAATGGTGAATAATTTTCATGGAAGGCATCTCTTTGCCAGGACGCGGTCTAGCCCTGAGCTTACTGAGACATATGGTGAAGCTCTTTTGCCATCACGGCGTAGTAGAGCCCCAGAAGCTGGAAAACGCCAAACTAATTCCACGAGGGTTGATAGTATCAGGGAAAAAGGTCTAGAGTCTGAGAGTTTGTCAAGCAGTATCAGAAATGAGGCCGACTCATCTTCAGTTAGGCATACACCATCCCCTCGAAGTCCTGATAGTACTGTTGACATGAGTAGTGCAGTGAACAGTTATTGTGATGATTTAGGCTCAGTTTCCGTGAATGAAGGTTTCTCGGCCGCAGGGGAATATGGTATGCAACAGGAAGAGCAAGATCTTGTCAACTCGATGGCATATGTTGCAGGGCAAGGTTTCAATGGACACTTcccttttccttttaatttttCTACGGGCCCCCACTTACCGTTTCCAGTTACACCTGCCATCTTAGCTTCAATGGGATATGGTCACAGGAATGTGCCTGGTATTATTCCTTCTAACCTTCCTTTCATGGAGACACCTTGGAGTGCCAATATGCAATTCCCGCAAAACTTTGTGTCTCCACCATTTCCCCATTATTTTCCGAGTGGATCCCATCCAATGTCAGAAAAGCTGAGCAAAGCTGGTAATGAAGAGATGGGGTCTCCAGAAGTGAACGTCGAAGAGTCTGACCATGATCACTGGTACGAGCAAGAAAGGGGAACTCCTAGTTTTAGACTTGAAAATGGAATGCATCAGGCAAATGATAAACATCATTCATCTTCTGCAGAGCACAGTTTCGTACCCTCAAGTCGTAAAATACGGTCAACAAGGGGAGATGATTTAGAAAATTCCCACTCTCCAGTCAGAGGCAGTCAGATTCAGAATGAGGAGAGAAATGCAGGCTCTAGATCTGTTTCTTGTGCTAGTTCCGTTAGAAGCAGGACTTCATCTGAAAGCTCTTGGGATGGATCAACTACAAAGGGCTCAAAGCCAGCTAGGGATAAACGGAATAGGAAAGCAGTTTCTGGAGCTGCGTCTGCACTGTATGGAAAAGGCAAGAGCGTTCCTGGACACTCAGTCCAGGTTGAAGGTGATAACAGAGAGTGGATTCCTGTATCAAGCAAAGAAATAACCGAAAGGGATCTGGGCCCTTGTCCTACTGTTGCGTCATTTCAACTACAAAGGAATCACGTTCATGGTCATGAACTAGCTAAGACAAGTGGATCAGAGTCCACAGTGTCTCTTGCTCCATTCATCCTTGGCCATGGCATGCAACGAAAAGAGGCTTATGGTTCTGGATATACTTTTGTTCCCACTGGGCCACCTGTTCCATTCTTTGCAATGCTTCCAATGCACAACTATCAAGCTGGTGGTAATGCGACATCAGATACGTTGGCGAGCCACCTCAGTGTGGATGAGGTAGTAGAGAATCATGACCCCTGTAAAAGTTTTGACTCGTTCAGGGGACTTGATCTGTCTGAGATAAATGTGTCTTCGCACTCCACCGGAGTTGGCTCGTATGTAGAACCAAGGGAGCACAAAAATGATATTCTCAATGGAGATATTATGAGTCATTGGCAAAGTTTGCAGTATGGCCGCTCTTGCCAGAGTTTTCAACATCCGCCGGTGTTGTACCCTCCTTCTGTTTTAGTGCCGCCTGCTTATCTCCAGGGGCGTTTACCATGGGATGGTCCTGGAAGATCTCTTGCTTACACCAATGCAGTCAATCAGCTCATGATGACCTACGGACCCCGTCTTGTACCCGTTGCTCCTGTTTCGACCAGGCCACCTAACATTTATCCTCGTTATGCTAATGAAACTCCCAGATATCGAAGTGGGACGGGGACATATTTTCCAAATCCT ATTTCCCCTAGGGAGCAGCGGCCTGCATCTGGCATGAGGCGAGGGAATTATGGACATGACAGAAACGACCATCACAGCGACAGAGAAGGCAACTGGAATGCTGGTACAAAGGCACGGGGTTCTGGACGTAGTAGCCACAACAATCGTAACCAAGTTGATAATAAGCCAAGGCAAGATCGATCTGATAGGCAATGGGGGTCATCGTATAGGCATGAATCATCCTCGTATTCTTCTCACCATTCTCAAAACGGTACTATCCGCTCAAATAATTCGCAAGATGCTCCCGGGAATGTTGTTTATAGCGTATACCGACTGCCACCGAGCATGACGCAGAACAGTGTGACGTCTCCAGAGGGACAACACAACCCTCCATCTGCCATGATGTTTTATCCATATGATCATAACTCTGTGGACGAAGCGCCACATCTTAATGGCGGAAACCATTCAGCTGGTGGTGGTGGGGGATTTGAAGATCAGCCAAGGTATCGTGGTTCTCATATGTCTTCACCTGATGATCCTTCCTCGCCTCGTTTCCCCAg GGGAAAATAA
- the LOC103841993 gene encoding uncharacterized protein LOC103841993 isoform X2 — MGENGSSAPNGLFPNGLLPGKAASVTRPLDAERWAKAEDRTAKLIACIQPNPPSEDRRNAVARYVRRLIMECFPLQVEIFTFGSVPLKTYLPDGDIDLTAFSTNQSLKDSWANLVRDMLEKEERNENAEFRVKEVQYIQAEVKLIKCLVENIVVDISFNQIGGLCTLCFLEEADLFINQNHLFKRSIILIKAWCYYESRILGAHHGLISTYALETLVLYIFHVFDNSFSGPLEVLYRFLEFFSKFDWQNFCISLWGPVPVSSLPDVTAEPPRKDVGELRKSEAFLKEFSRAYAVNPVAQETQGHPFVAKHFNVIDPLRENNNLGRSVSKGNFFRIRSAFTLGAKKLARLLECPKENLIHEVNQFFMNTWERHGSGRRPDAPGNDLWLSRLGDPEPCLQADNVSNSSSSYRDQNSAPRNVPSRQNNGGTEVISKATYHAQKNSGNSYQLTQEVRSNQNASNGKLQQTVKPEIMVNNFHGRHLFARTRSSPELTETYGEALLPSRRSRAPEAGKRQTNSTRVDSIREKGLESESLSSSIRNEADSSSVRHTPSPRSPDSTVDMSSAVNSYCDDLGSVSVNEGFSAAGEYGMQQEEQDLVNSMAYVAGQGFNGHFPFPFNFSTGPHLPFPVTPAILASMGYGHRNVPGIIPSNLPFMETPWSANMQFPQNFVSPPFPHYFPSGSHPMSEKLSKAGNEEMGSPEVNVEESDHDHWYEQERGTPSFRLENGMHQANDKHHSSSAEHSFVPSSRKIRSTRGDDLENSHSPVRGSQIQNEERNAGSRSVSCASSVRSRTSSESSWDGSTTKGSKPARDKRNRKAVSGAASALYGKGKSVPGHSVQVEGDNREWIPVSSKEITERDLGPCPTVASFQLQRNHVHGHELAKTSGSESTVSLAPFILGHGMQRKEAYGSGYTFVPTGPPVPFFAMLPMHNYQAGGNATSDTLASHLSVDEVVENHDPCKSFDSFRGLDLSEINVSSHSTGVGSYVEPREHKNDILNGDIMSHWQSLQYGRSCQSFQHPPVLYPPSVLVPPAYLQGRLPWDGPGRSLAYTNAVNQLMMTYGPRLVPVAPVSTRPPNIYPRYANETPRYRSGTGTYFPNPVRTESLP; from the exons ATGGGTGAGAATGGATCATCGGCGCCGAATGGCTTGTTTCCGAACGGGCTATTGCCGGGGAAGGCTGCGTCTGTGACACGTCCCCTCGATGCGGAGAGATGGGCCAAGGCCGAGGATAGAACCGCTAAGCTCATTGCTTGTATCCAGCCCAATCCTCCTTCAGAAGATCGACGAAACGCGGTTGCTAGATACGTGCGGAGGCTTATCATGGAGTGCTTCCCTCTTCAGGTTGAG ATCTTTACTTTTGGATCGGTGCCACTGAAGACTTATCTGCCGGATGGAGATATTGATTTGACTGCCTTCAGCACTAACCAAAGCCTGAAGGACTCCTGGGCTAATTTGGTTCGTGATATGCTTGAGAAGGAAGAGAGGAATGAGAATGCTGAGTTCCGTGTTAAAGAAGTCCAGTATATTCAGGCTGAA GTAAAGTTGATTAAGTGTCTGGTGGAGAACATTGTTGTGGATATTTCTTTCAATCAGATTGGAGGTTTGTGTACACTATGCTTCCTTGAGGAG GCTGATCTCTTTATAAACCAGAACCATTTGTTCAAGCGTAGTATCATATTGATCAAAGCCTGGTGTTATTACGAGAGCCGTATATTGGGGGCTCACCATGGGCTTATTTCAACATATGCCCTCGAAACCTTGGTTCTTTACATCTTTCACGTTTTCGACAACTCGTTTTCTGGACCCCTCGAG GTTCTCTATCGTTTTCTTGAGTTCTTTAGTAAGTTCGACTGGCAGAATTTTTGTATTAGCCTCTGGGGTCCTGTTCCAGTTAGTTCACTACCAGATGTAACAG CGGAGCCTCCTCGAAAAGATGTTGGAGAGTTACGAAAGAGCGAAGCGTTTCTGAAAGAGTTTAGTAGAGCTTATGCAGTTAACCCTGTTGCTCAAGAGACACAGGGGCATCCTTTTGTTGCCAAACACTTCAATGTTATAGACCCTTTGCGTGAGAACAACAACCTTGGACGCAGTGTCAGTAAAG GTAACTTCTTTAGGATACGAAGTGCATTTACTCTTGGTGCCAAGAAGTTGGCTAGGTTACTTGAATGCCCTAAGGAGAATTTGATCCATGAGGTTAACCAATTTTTTATGAATACATGGGAAAGACATGGCAGTGGTCGTCGTCCTGATGCTCCTGGAAATGATCTATGGTTATCAAGACTGGGAGATCCTGAGCCTTGTCTTCAAGCTGACAATGTTAGTAATTCTTCAAGCAGCTACAGAGACCAAAATTCCGCCCCTCGCAATGTACCCTCTCGACAGAACAACGGTGGAACTGAAGTTATATCTAAAGCAACATATCATGCCCAAAAAAACAGTGGCAACTCTTACCAACTTACTCAGGAAGTTCGTTCTAATCAAAATGCTTCAAATGGTAAACTTCAGCAAACTGTTAAGCCAGAAATAATGGTGAATAATTTTCATGGAAGGCATCTCTTTGCCAGGACGCGGTCTAGCCCTGAGCTTACTGAGACATATGGTGAAGCTCTTTTGCCATCACGGCGTAGTAGAGCCCCAGAAGCTGGAAAACGCCAAACTAATTCCACGAGGGTTGATAGTATCAGGGAAAAAGGTCTAGAGTCTGAGAGTTTGTCAAGCAGTATCAGAAATGAGGCCGACTCATCTTCAGTTAGGCATACACCATCCCCTCGAAGTCCTGATAGTACTGTTGACATGAGTAGTGCAGTGAACAGTTATTGTGATGATTTAGGCTCAGTTTCCGTGAATGAAGGTTTCTCGGCCGCAGGGGAATATGGTATGCAACAGGAAGAGCAAGATCTTGTCAACTCGATGGCATATGTTGCAGGGCAAGGTTTCAATGGACACTTcccttttccttttaatttttCTACGGGCCCCCACTTACCGTTTCCAGTTACACCTGCCATCTTAGCTTCAATGGGATATGGTCACAGGAATGTGCCTGGTATTATTCCTTCTAACCTTCCTTTCATGGAGACACCTTGGAGTGCCAATATGCAATTCCCGCAAAACTTTGTGTCTCCACCATTTCCCCATTATTTTCCGAGTGGATCCCATCCAATGTCAGAAAAGCTGAGCAAAGCTGGTAATGAAGAGATGGGGTCTCCAGAAGTGAACGTCGAAGAGTCTGACCATGATCACTGGTACGAGCAAGAAAGGGGAACTCCTAGTTTTAGACTTGAAAATGGAATGCATCAGGCAAATGATAAACATCATTCATCTTCTGCAGAGCACAGTTTCGTACCCTCAAGTCGTAAAATACGGTCAACAAGGGGAGATGATTTAGAAAATTCCCACTCTCCAGTCAGAGGCAGTCAGATTCAGAATGAGGAGAGAAATGCAGGCTCTAGATCTGTTTCTTGTGCTAGTTCCGTTAGAAGCAGGACTTCATCTGAAAGCTCTTGGGATGGATCAACTACAAAGGGCTCAAAGCCAGCTAGGGATAAACGGAATAGGAAAGCAGTTTCTGGAGCTGCGTCTGCACTGTATGGAAAAGGCAAGAGCGTTCCTGGACACTCAGTCCAGGTTGAAGGTGATAACAGAGAGTGGATTCCTGTATCAAGCAAAGAAATAACCGAAAGGGATCTGGGCCCTTGTCCTACTGTTGCGTCATTTCAACTACAAAGGAATCACGTTCATGGTCATGAACTAGCTAAGACAAGTGGATCAGAGTCCACAGTGTCTCTTGCTCCATTCATCCTTGGCCATGGCATGCAACGAAAAGAGGCTTATGGTTCTGGATATACTTTTGTTCCCACTGGGCCACCTGTTCCATTCTTTGCAATGCTTCCAATGCACAACTATCAAGCTGGTGGTAATGCGACATCAGATACGTTGGCGAGCCACCTCAGTGTGGATGAGGTAGTAGAGAATCATGACCCCTGTAAAAGTTTTGACTCGTTCAGGGGACTTGATCTGTCTGAGATAAATGTGTCTTCGCACTCCACCGGAGTTGGCTCGTATGTAGAACCAAGGGAGCACAAAAATGATATTCTCAATGGAGATATTATGAGTCATTGGCAAAGTTTGCAGTATGGCCGCTCTTGCCAGAGTTTTCAACATCCGCCGGTGTTGTACCCTCCTTCTGTTTTAGTGCCGCCTGCTTATCTCCAGGGGCGTTTACCATGGGATGGTCCTGGAAGATCTCTTGCTTACACCAATGCAGTCAATCAGCTCATGATGACCTACGGACCCCGTCTTGTACCCGTTGCTCCTGTTTCGACCAGGCCACCTAACATTTATCCTCGTTATGCTAATGAAACTCCCAGATATCGAAGTGGGACGGGGACATATTTTCCAAATCCTGTAAGAACTGAATCCCTTCCTTGA